Genomic window (Aestuariirhabdus haliotis):
CTTTTCCCGAACCTGTCGATGGTATTCCTGCTGGTAGGACTGCAACTGTTCCAGCTTCTGCTGTTCCTCGTGCAAGCGAGCGTTCATTTGCTTAAAAAGCTGGGCGGCTTTTTCTTCATCGGCAGCGGTCACCTGCAACACCGTGTCCATGCGAGTCGATCGTTTCATACTCTACAGCACCTCCACAGCTCAGCATTCCTCGTAGACAAGGCTATCCTTTGAGCGGCCAGATCCATTAGTCACCCATAACCGTACGTAATCCCGACAGGCTATCCTCAAAACCCAGGTTTTCCCGTAAGCCTTGTTGCAGGAAACTGCGCATAACCGGGTTACGAGCTATGGCATCATCGATCATGGGATCACTGCCGGCGTTGTAAGCCCCAATGGCAATCAAATCTCGATTCTTCTCATACAAAGAGTAGATATGCTTGAAGGTTTGGGCCAGAGAGAGGTGCTCATCAGAAACGATTTGAGGCATAGCCCGGCTGATGGATGCTTCTATATCGATCGCTGGATAATGCCCTGCCTCCGCAAGCCGTCGAGACAAGACAATATGTCCGTCCAGTATGGCTCTGGAAGCATCAGCTATAGGGTCCTGTTGATCATCACCCTCTGCCAATACCGTATAAAACGCGGTTATGGAGCCACTGCCGCTGGCACCGTTACCCGCGCGCTCAACCAATTGCGGTAATTTGGCAAACACAGAGGGGGGGTATCCCTTGGTAGCCGGGGGCTCTCCCACCGCAAGGGCAATTTCACGCTGAGCCTGTGCGTATCGGGTCAGGGAATCCATAAGCAACAACACGCTCTTGCCCTGGTCACGGTAATATTCTGCGATCCGGGTACATAACATGGCCCCACGCAATCGCATCATTGGTGAATCATCTGCCGGTGATGCCACCACTACTGAACGGGCCAAGCCCTCAGAGCCGAGAGTTTCTTCGATAAACTCTTTAACTTCTCGACCCCTTTCTCCAATCAGGCCAACAACCGTAACATCGGCACTGGTGAAGCGGGTCATCATACCCAACAGCACACTCTTACCAACCCCACTGCCCGCAAACAAACCAAGCCGCTGCCCACGCCCCACCGACAGCAATGAGTTGATAGAGCGTATTCCCACATCCAGAGTATCGGAGATAGGCTGTCGGCTAAGCGGGTTGATAGACTCCCCCGTAAGCGGCACATAATCATCGGCATCCAGAGCACCCTTGCCATCCAATGGCTTGCCCAAGCCATTAATGACCCGCCCCAACATACCCATACCTACCGGCACCAGACTCTCACTTTCCTGGGGTATCACGCGCGCTCCGGGTTGAATTCCAGGCGCCGATTCAAGTGGCATAAGAAAAACACGCTTGTCATCGAACCCCATCACAACGGCTTCAATATAGCCGCCCTCGTGGGTCTCAATCAGACAGCGTTTACCGGTGGAAACCTTGCAACCCACCGCTTCAAGAGTAAGCCCGACCATGCGGGTAAGACGCCCAGCTACGACAGGATCAGAGACGGGCGTAAGGCTGTTCTGATAAGCCGCCATGCGGTCGGAAAACTGAACCCGTTTCACTGCGAATTCTCATCAGGCGGTGACGAGGAAGGCGGTACAAGCGCCTCTGAACCCGTTTTATCAACCTCAACATTCGATGCCCCGGATTTACTGGCAACCACCTCATCAGAAAGTGCATCCTCTGTTGATGCTGTCATGCTATCTTGAGATTCCACCGGTTGAGTTTGAGGCTCGGAGGCAAGTTCCTCATCCAGCTCAGCTTGAGACAGTTCAATGTGCTGCTCAACCTCGGCCAGGCTTTGTTGTTGCTGCTGGGCTATCTGCCCATGGGTATGCAGATGCTGCTCGGCAACCTGCTGGGCTATCATTTCAACCTTCTTCTCGATCGAAATATCGATCAAACTGTCATTGGTCTCGATGCGACAGCCACCTGGCGAGAGGCTGGCGTCGGGGAGAATTTGCCAATCCCCCTGAAGCTCATCGCACAGTTTTTGCACAACCGCTTGATCATGAGGATTGATGTGTACGCGAATCGTATCGGTATCCAGAGGCAACTGCTTAATCGCCTCGCGGCACAGATTCTCTATTTGTGAAGAATCCAGCATCAACTCACGACCGATGACCTCTTTCGCAATGGATAATGACAATTCTGCCAACGCCCGGGTAATGGCTTCATCCTGATCGATAATAGGATGAACCAGTTGCCGGCTCAGTTCAGCAATCATATCGCCCTGGCGTTTCAGCTGGGCGTCAAATCGTTGACTGGCTTCCCTTTCAGCCCTTTCAATGCCAATACTCTCACCCTGCTTTTCACCATCTCGCTTGCCCAGGGAAAAGCCTTCGTCATAACCCGCCTGTTTGCCTTCGGCAAAGCCTTCCACATAAGCCTCTTCACGAGCAACTTTCAACTGTTGCGCCTGGGTCTGAGCAGGCTGTTCCGGGGTTACGGCCATGTCAGGATGTTTTTGAGCTTTCGGCTTACGACGAAACCCCGCGCGATCTTCTTCTACTCCCTCGCGCTCCACCACATGGGACGAGGCCTGAAATGCGGGCAAGACAACGGTTTTCACGCCTGCCATTTTTTCAGCGGGAATCAGTGAACCGAAAGGGTTTGTTTTCGCTGTCATGATTAATTATTCCTCGCCGTAGCGGATCTTTACAGCATCTCCTCGCCGCCTTTGCCACCCAGTACGATTTCACCAGACTCAGCCATACGCCTGGCAATGGTGAGAATCTCTTTTTGCGCCGTTTCCACTTCACTCAGGCGCACCGGTCCTTTCGCTTCCAGGTCATCCATTAACAACTCGGAAGCACGCTTGGACATATTCTTGAATATCTTATCCTTAACCTTCTCATCCGCACCTTTGAGCGCCAGGATCAAGACATCGGAAGAGACTTCGCGCAACAGCGCCTGAATGCCACGATCATCAACATCCCCCAAATTATCGAAGACAAACATCAGGTCTTCTATCTGGGTACAAAGGTCTTCGTCGACCTCTTTAATAGAGTCCATCAGTTGGCCTTCAATAGAACTCTCAACGAAGTTCATAATATCGGCGGCCACTTTAACGCCGCCCATAGTCGTGGTTTGCGAACCGCTGCGGCCAGAAAACTGGCGTTCAAGAATATCGTTCAGTTCCTGCAAGGCGGCTGGCTGAACGGTCGACAATCCGGCAACACGCAAAACAATATCGAGGCGAACCTTAGGGTCAAAGTAGCTGAGAATTTCTGCCGCCTGATCCGAATCCAGATAAGCAACAACAATCGCCTGTATTTGGGGGTGCTCGTAACGAATCACGTCGGCAACGGCTCGAGCTTCCATCCATTTGAGCGTATCCAGTCCGGTAGTGTTGCCACCGAGTAAGATACGATCAATCAAACCACTGGCTTTGTCTTCACCAAGCGCCGTGGTCAACATATTACGAATATAGCCATCGACCCCTACCCCAAGGCCGGTTTCCTCCCGAGCAATTTCGATAAAATATTTCAAAACCGAATCGACTTCTTCGCGGTTGATGTTTTCCATCTGGGCCATGGCCGCACCGACACGCTGCACTTCCTTGGGCCCCATGTGCTTAAGCACTTCGGCAGCATCTGCCTCACCCAAGCTCATCAGGAAAATAGCCGAGCGCTGTATGCCGCCCATTTTACTGGCCA
Coding sequences:
- the fliI gene encoding flagellar protein export ATPase FliI; this encodes MAAYQNSLTPVSDPVVAGRLTRMVGLTLEAVGCKVSTGKRCLIETHEGGYIEAVVMGFDDKRVFLMPLESAPGIQPGARVIPQESESLVPVGMGMLGRVINGLGKPLDGKGALDADDYVPLTGESINPLSRQPISDTLDVGIRSINSLLSVGRGQRLGLFAGSGVGKSVLLGMMTRFTSADVTVVGLIGERGREVKEFIEETLGSEGLARSVVVASPADDSPMMRLRGAMLCTRIAEYYRDQGKSVLLLMDSLTRYAQAQREIALAVGEPPATKGYPPSVFAKLPQLVERAGNGASGSGSITAFYTVLAEGDDQQDPIADASRAILDGHIVLSRRLAEAGHYPAIDIEASISRAMPQIVSDEHLSLAQTFKHIYSLYEKNRDLIAIGAYNAGSDPMIDDAIARNPVMRSFLQQGLRENLGFEDSLSGLRTVMGD
- a CDS encoding flagellar assembly protein FliH yields the protein MTAKTNPFGSLIPAEKMAGVKTVVLPAFQASSHVVEREGVEEDRAGFRRKPKAQKHPDMAVTPEQPAQTQAQQLKVAREEAYVEGFAEGKQAGYDEGFSLGKRDGEKQGESIGIERAEREASQRFDAQLKRQGDMIAELSRQLVHPIIDQDEAITRALAELSLSIAKEVIGRELMLDSSQIENLCREAIKQLPLDTDTIRVHINPHDQAVVQKLCDELQGDWQILPDASLSPGGCRIETNDSLIDISIEKKVEMIAQQVAEQHLHTHGQIAQQQQQSLAEVEQHIELSQAELDEELASEPQTQPVESQDSMTASTEDALSDEVVASKSGASNVEVDKTGSEALVPPSSSPPDENSQ
- the fliG gene encoding flagellar motor switch protein FliG is translated as MGGIQRSAIFLMSLGEADAAEVLKHMGPKEVQRVGAAMAQMENINREEVDSVLKYFIEIAREETGLGVGVDGYIRNMLTTALGEDKASGLIDRILLGGNTTGLDTLKWMEARAVADVIRYEHPQIQAIVVAYLDSDQAAEILSYFDPKVRLDIVLRVAGLSTVQPAALQELNDILERQFSGRSGSQTTTMGGVKVAADIMNFVESSIEGQLMDSIKEVDEDLCTQIEDLMFVFDNLGDVDDRGIQALLREVSSDVLILALKGADEKVKDKIFKNMSKRASELLMDDLEAKGPVRLSEVETAQKEILTIARRMAESGEIVLGGKGGEEML